Genomic segment of Schistocerca nitens isolate TAMUIC-IGC-003100 chromosome 9, iqSchNite1.1, whole genome shotgun sequence:
aaaaggtgtcagatagattacataatggtaagacagagatttaggaaccaggttttaaattgtaagacatttccaggggcagatatggattctgaccacaatctcttagttatgaactgcagattgaaactaaagaaactgcaaaaaggtgggaaattaaggagatgggacctggataaactgaaagaacgagaggttgtagagagtttcaggcagagcataagggaacaattgacaggaatgggggaaagaaatacagtagaagaagattgggtagctctgagggatgaagtagtgaaagcagcagacgatcaagtaggtaaaaagacgagagctaatagaaatccttgggtaacggaagaaatattgaatttaattgatgaaaggagagaatataaaaatgcagtaaatgaagcaggcaaaaaggaatacaaacgtctcaaaaatgagatcgacaggaagtgcaaaatggctaataagggatggctataggacaaatgtaaggatgtagaggcttgtctcactaggggtaagatagatactgcctacaggaaaattaaagagacctttggagagaagagaaccacttgtatgaataacaagagctcagatggcaacccagttctaagaaaagaagggaaagcagaaaggtggaaggagtatatagagggttgatacaagggcggtgtacttgaggagaatattatggaaatggaagaggatgtaaatgaagatgaaatgggagatacgatactgcgtgaagagtttgacagagcactgaaagacctgagtcgaaacaaggccccgggagtagacaacattccattagaactactgacgccttgggagagccagtcctgacaaaactctaccatctggtgagcaagatgtatgagacaggtgaaataccctcagacatcaagaagaatataataattccaatcccgaagaaagcaggtgttgccagatgtgaaaattaccgaactatcagtttagtaagtcacagctgcaaaatactaacgcgaattctttacagacgaatggaaaaactggtagaagcggacctcggggaagatcagtttggattccgtagatatgttggcacacgtgaggcaatactaaccttacgacttatcttagaagaaagattaagaaaaggcaaacctacgtttctatcatttgtagatttagagaaagcttttgacaatgttgactggaatactctctttcacattctaaaggtggcaggggtaaaatacagggagcgaaagtaggtatttaaattcatggagaagaagtaaaaactttgaggttcgccgatgacattgcaattctgtcagagacagcaaaggacttggaagagcagttgaacggaatggacagtgtcttgaaaggaggatataagatgaacatcaacaaaaagcaaaatgaggataatggaatgtcgtcaaattaaatcgggtgatgctgaggaaattagattaggaaatgagacacttaaagtagtaaaggagttttgctatttgtggagtaaaataactgatgatggtcgaagtagagaggatataaaatatagactggcaatggctaggaaatcgtttctgaagaagagaaatttgttaacatcgagtatagatttaagtgtcaggaagtcgtttctgaaagtatttgtatggagtgtagccatgtatggaagtgaaacatggacgataactagtatgaacaagaagagaatataagctttcgaaatgtggtgctacagaggaatgctgaagataaggtgggtagatcacgtaactaatgaagaggtattgaataggattggggagaagagacgtttgtggcacaacatgactagaagaagggatcggttggtaggacatgttttgaggcatcaagggatcacaaatttagcattggagggcagcgtggagggtaaaaatcgtagagggagaccaagagatggatacactattcagattcagaaggatgtaggatgcagtaggtactgggagatgaagaagcttgcacaggatagagtatcatggagagctgcatcaaaccagtctcaggactgaagaccacaacaacaacaacatatgtcacatgacacccattcaagttcatcattgaaAATAGAATACTCTAAGCTACCGTGACGTCATTCTCTAGATCACAGTTTGTCGTATGGAATGATATAGAGCAAATCCAAAACAAGGATCAAAAACATTCTGCAAATAACGCGAACAGATTGCTGAGTACATTAAACTATTGAAGattagaagaaaatattattaaATGGTTCCATCAGCTAATGTTTCAGGAAACTGAAATGACTGGAagataactgtaaataatggaaagGATAgaacattaaaatttattattccGTCGACTAGGATATCGCTAAATAAGGAACAAAAGCTGAGCTATGGGACGGAAATCTGGtgtttccttttcaaaggaaccatttggcTAACCTCGAATTCCGGTTGGAGTTTTCATCCGCCACCCTCACAAATGCGAGCCAATTGCCCTGTAACTACCTCACATCACTCGCTAAAAGGTAATCGTACTTTATTGAACACTACAAACAATGCAGTCTTTTAATGTATTCAAGGATTGTCATCCGGCTGTGTAGTAATGGAATTCTCTAACAAGCACTCTTAGGATTTTAGAAAGCTACACTGCAGAAGCAACATATTTACTCCTTCACTGAGCACATAATGTAATCATTCAACGATGAAATATGACGATTAGCGATCATCTGTGGCTTACCGACACCTTTAGAAAGTGTCAGCCTTAATACTctattacagaaattaaatttttcctgGATTCGTATTCTGTTTAAGAAAGAGCGTTCAGGAAAGTCCAGTAGGATGTTTGAATAACACCGAGACGGACTCCACATCTTCTTCATGGGAAAAAATCGCAGTGGACTTTCGCAAGGCTTCATCTTGGAGCAATTACTGCTTTTCCTCTGCGTTATTAAACTGCCTTTCATTTGAATCAGGAGGCAGACTCATTCCTTAAATAATACAGCCATGGTTGTAAAGCAAGATAAATAAGCACCAACACGGAAGTTAGTAAATTATGTGTGTTTAAAAGTTTATATCTGATATTGTACAGACGGACAAGCTTTGAACTTTGGAGAACAGCACATAGAGTTTCGTACTGTCGAAAATTCTCCACGCACGGTTATTGTAGCGTGAAATACAAGTCACAAACATCTAAATTTTGACTCTGCTTATTGCTCGATACGCATCGGAGAAACCATTTACTAGATCTGATAAAACGTTTATATGTAGCTACTTTTCTCTTAAGAATAAATGCCAAGTTCTTGGAAACGGAAATCACTAAGCTAACTTTTTTCAGATTTGTATAAACCGGTGCTTTACTGGTCAATATTCGAATGTAATTTAATGTTGAAATGTTTTACAAACAAAGGAAATTGATTAAGTTGTAAAGTTCAGAAATATACATTATCATTAATCCGTTTAACCAGTAAGGAATATTAAACACAGCCGGACAGCCCTTTTATTCACTGACGAAATTTATTAACAAGAATCCACTGCAGTTTGGGAGTTATTGAATTATTCACAAAGCCACTATTCGGAGGAGAAAGGGATTTACACGTCCATGTTATGAATCTGATTTTGGTATGAAATGGAGTGAATTACTGTGCTATAAATCTTCGTAACTAACTGCGCACGGAAACAAAACATCTAACCAACAGCAAAAATAGGTGGAACTGTATGTTACTGTTTTTTTGTCCTTAGCGAAACTTTCTTTACAATacaaattttttttatagaaattattAGTCATTTACATATATGTACGACAGATGTGTATGAAAGTACGAGGGGACTTCTGAAAGTAGGTTAAACATAATTACGGCAAGCCAAATAAATTTTATTGACTGCAACACTACACTCGTTTCCTACATTGTTACCAAGTACTGTACTTGTAAACCACTGTTCGTATGTTCTAACATTCGTTCAaatcctcgacgatagaaatccactTCCGGGGCACGAAACCATTCGAGACCCGCTGCTGAACGTGCTCATTATTGGAAAATCTACAATTTCTGCCAATCGCTTCCTCAATTGCCTGGACCTGTATCCTTGATaccttttcaccctgtatttttatcccactcttcaacctatcatttccgtgattgcttcttcgatgtatagactgaaaattcttttaaatgcgagcacttcgttcttggtcttccactcttattattccttcttggttcttatacatattatACGAGTGTAATGGCCGTCGTTTGCTATAGCTCCCctctttctctcagaatttcgatcatcttgcatcaTTTCCCGGGGCGATATATCCTaagaacctgtcttgatttttttcagtcttgctacCATTACCGCatcgccagaactgcctctctcgtgtctttacctttcctaaagccaagctacaCGTAATTTAATAATTCTTGCCAGCAGTTTTTCAGCacgaactgttaagctgactgtgcgataggtCTTACACCATGTGCCGttcctgtcttcggaattgtgtggataatatcttTCCTAAGGCCTCATTCATTCTAAGTACCAACGAGTATAGTTGTTTTGTTCCAAGTCccctcagtgattttagaaattgtgatggaatgttatctaccttctgccttatctgatttaAGTCTTCCTAAACTCTTTGGAACCCTGATTCTAGCACTAGATCCCCTGCATATTCCCTgccgactcctgttccttcttctttcaTGTCGTGATAAAAGTACCAAAAGTACCTCGCAGAtgtcttcaatgtgctctttccacctgtctgctcttccATTTGCATTTGAAAGTGGAATTCTTACTCACTCTTAATGCTactacccttacttttaatttcaccgggccggccgggatggccaagcggttctaggcgccacagtctggaaccgcgcgaccgctacggtcgcaggttcgaatcctgcctcgggcatggatgtgtgtgatgtccttaggttagttaggtttaagtagttctaagttctaggggactgatgacctcagaagttaagtcccatagtgctcagagccatttgaaccaatttcatcGGAAGCTGTTTTGACCTTTCTATTCGTTTTTCATGTTTTTCATGCTGTCATTACGTCTTACCTTCCTATGTGCCTTGTATTTCTCTATGCCTaaaattccctgaacatttttgtagttccttctttcgtcgaccaaCTGATGTTTTTGCTCCGTTACCtacggtttcttcgcaattacctgtactgtatctgtgtttttctttccaacttctgggaTTTCCCTTTCTAGAGATGCCTATACGCCTTCAACAGACCggcctattgagctattcatttTCGCAGTATGtgtagccttggagaacttcaagcgtgtctcttcatttCTCGGTACTTTCGTATCACTCTTGTTTTtgctttgattcttcctgactagtctcttaacccTCAtcccactcttcatcattactgaattgtttTCTGAGTCTGTATCTGTCTCTGGGTACGCTCGACATTTCTGTTCAATAATAAAATACTTGTTTACGAAAATCTTATCAGATATGGAAAGGATTGAGTTCCTAATAGTGCAGAATCGACTGGTAACCGTCATCCAGTCTAAACAGGAGTCACGTCTGTATTCCTAGTATGATTGATAGGATGGTCACTGGTAGTGACATACTACATAGAAAAGGTAATAATTTGGATTTATAAGCCTACATCTGTTTACAGGCGGCGTAGGTACAGTTGGAGACGTGGATTCTGTAGGGAAATGTGGGTTATCTGCAGTCCATCGGCGCTTCAGTAACAATAAGCAGCGGATTATCAGAATAATTAATGTTAGCAGCCCGCGAGTAAATGAACGAAAAGAATCTACGCTCAGTATTGCCACATGTGTCGCTGTAATAAGTCGCAGTGAAGAAGTATTTAGGAATTTTGATCGCAGCAACTTAAAATGCAACGAATAATGAACCATCTTTCCCTTATTTCTCTAAAATagtaattctgtgtttcatggtgaatgtatcGTTTAGCACGCTAGTTGGCTGTTATCGCGAAGACTGATCTCTATAGCTTATGAAATACAACGTTCCTTGCGAGTATCTGTCCCACTAGACAGaaaatactgtttatttacttgCGTACTTCTGAAATACAATCAGTTCTACACAATCTGAAACTATATCGGAAATTGTTACTACTGAAAATTTAAGATATTCTGGAAAGAAACTACAGTTACGAAACGTAGTTATAATGTTCAGTAGAGATGACGAAACATCTCAGATGGGGAAGGACGCAGAAGGAACCGACTGTGGTCTTGGAGGAGAAAGCATCTCGGATTCGCTAGAAGTGAACAGCGCAAACACAGTCACTACAATGGTAAGCAATTCTCGCATAGCAATTTGCTTTTGGTGTCATTTTTCGTATGCTTTCCCAGATGATCTACCAGTTTTATTTGTGAAGAACGTCTATAAATTATGAAGTGGTGCCACTGTTTCTGATTTAAAAGTCGATTTTTTACCGCTTCAAACTTTTATGTGCTGCGGTACGTAAGGTCATGACTTGTAAATGACACAATTACCCGCCTCGTCCGAGCCTATATTCAATACATGAGAGGTTATCTATCTTTTATATTATTGGGATGTTAAGTTTATTTATATTATATAACAGGGACCGAACAggagcagaagagactaaattaaTAATCCACAGAATACTTCAATATTACTTGATAATTCAGAACACTTCTCCATCGCTGCAAATATTCACAATAGCGGTCGTATGGCTATATAAAGAATATCTTCCGAGCCAATAGACTAAAAGGTCGAGAAGATTGCAAAAGCGTTCATTCGTTCTTCGCCTTCAGCTTATCTCACTTCTCTTAGTTATCGAAGGTATTTGATTAGACACAGATACTGAACGGTACAACATTATAAAAGAGCAAGTGTACTGGAATAGAGTCATTCGGTACCTGTTTCGGCTTTGTGTTGGCAACACGATACAAATGTATCGACGAGAAGGTATCATAAAACCACTATCTTGGACGGAATGTGGGCAATCAGTCCTAAAACTGAATATCCGTCACCTGTGGCTTTTGGGAGTGTGGCCGATGGATGATTCTTCTTTAGTGTTCAAACTGTACACCGGCTTCACATTCGCAGTGGGTGTCTGGAGCGTTGCGGAATGTCTGTTGGCTGTTTACTTCAGTTGGGGCCACCTTGAGGAAACTACTCTGGTGTTGATATTCACTTCGACGTGCAGCTGCGGCATCATCAAGATGGTTTTCTTCGTGCGCAACCCGCGTAGCTACAGCCTCATGGTACGGGAAGTGGCTGGTCTCATGGCGCTACAGAACGGAGCCAGCCCAAACGGCCCTGCGCTGGCGGCCATCCTACACGACTCCCGCAAACATGCGTTCCGCATTACTATGGGCATGCTGCTCTTCATGTTCTCGCAGTGCTTCATCTGGTATCCCATCCCCATTGTTGTGCACGCAGGAGAGCGGCGTCTGCCATTTTCGCAGCACGGGTGGGACAACAACAGTAACTTCTACGAACTCTCCTACACTCTGCAGTGCGTGTCTGGTCTGTACATGAGCCAGATCAGCTTCGGTCTGGACTGTATGTTTGCGTCCGTCATGATCCTCGTGGCTGCACAGCTGAAGATCCTCAGAAGACGAATTTTAAAGTTGCACAAGGAAGTGATGTCTGCCGATGGAAACGACAGTTTTCGTCGGTGGGATCAGATGCCGGCAGATAAATGCTATGATAATATGTACGATAGATTGTGCCTTTGCATCGACAGCCACCAACATATTCTCAGGTAGGCTATAGTAGTTAATTGTATATCAAGAAACGTGTTGTAATTCAGAAATAATCATTCGATTTCATAAATGTCTTCTGCATGAATGATAATAAAATTTAGGTAGGGATTTTAACTTACGTGTCGAAAGTAAAAAATTACTTTGGCGTTGGGCGTACACTGCCATCTCATATGCTTGTCGGTACTGGTGACCCCGAAGCTTTTCGGTCCCTTACTCGTCCGCACGTTCATTATCCAGCGGCCGACGAGTCCAGATAGTGAAAAACAGCAATAAACGGCGTTTCCTGTGTTCTGGTGTTCAGGTCCATTCAGGTAGCTATAATTGTGCTCCGTAATTTTCTTTGGAATGTAAGTTACGTGCGGATCTTGCGATCCAGTGTTTGACTCCTAGGTCACGTGGTCGGACGGTATGTGATATTTGTGGTGGAAATTGTGAAAGACTAGACCGCGTCTACACGCCTCCCTTGCCACGTTAGTAAGCCACAAAGCAACAGCAATGGATGTGGTAACTCCTTACATGCTCGCGAACGTATGCTACGAGTTTTTACTCTCGTCTGGATACTTACCGTGCTTCCAGTGAAGGGCAAGTGAAACATACGTGGAAGCTGAATGAAAACTTTGATCCCAAACAAAACTGATGAGCATTCATGTAAAGGATATACGATTATGAATTAGGATGAAGGTATTTAAAAAAACCTATTCATAGTATTTTTAATCTGCTCCCTGGATAGATCGAATGTAAAGAGTAGTTTTGAAACTAACTAGATATTGCTCCAAACTCAACTATATGATACTTGTGTACAGTTTGAAGGATAATTTAAATAGTCACTATAGCCAAGAGTGATCAAAAAGTGTTCATTGCTGTTGCATATAACCTGTGCACTTAGCTGTGTGGATCAAAAGATGATAGAGCGGCGTATGAGGCTAGAAAAAGATAAATATTGCATTTCTTTGGTACTGTTACAGTGATTTGATGGGTCTGGTAAAAAAGCATGAAAAAAGTTTGTTTCGTATACAACTTACCCTACTTCTCGACCTAGTCTTCTGTGAGGGTATACACAAATTCCAGCAATCCCCCAGCGTTTTCAACCCATCGGAAGAATAGGTGCTGTCAAACACCGCAAAACAGTCGGTGACTATCATTTCCTGATTCGctcaaaatttcttcccagcaagtcaTACTTTTAAGTCAGGGAAGAGAAAGATGGCCTTGGGGCTAAATTAGCTCAATAGGGTGGATGAGGTACCGGTCTAAAGCCTGATGCATGCACTTTCgctattgttatcgctgatgtaTGGGATGGTGTACTATCCTGGGGAAAGAGTCTTTTTTGAGTGCCATCCTTGGTCTTTTTCCAGCTAATTCAAGTTTCAAACGATACaccaatgaagcataatagggtccaaTTATGGTTTTGTCTATTTCCACGTAATTTTTATTGGTATTATTCCttggtaatccccccccccccccaaaaaaaaagaaaaggccatCACTTTATCAGATGAAAAATGTTCTTCCTTCTTCGGTGCACTTCCACCAgccttcttcctttgttttgactgtgttgtgtaatgatggatccggGTTACATCAActgtcacaaatcggcgcaaaacgTCTTGCAGTTTGCGATTAAACATTGTCAGGCATTATCTAGAGATGTTGTACCGAATGCGCTTTTGCTTGACTGTGAGCAGTCGCAGTACCCACCTTGCACACATCTTCTTCATTGCCAATATTCCGTGCGGGATATTATAAACTCGCTCATTTCAGGTGTCAACAGTCTCAGTAGCCACAAGAATTTTTCTTCGGCGGTCTGGCGTGGCCACGGATTTTGGTGACCTCAGTTGGACTGCCGGTGCACGTTACGTATCTGATGCTTGTCCAAccaattcattaatccaaaagtagatCGTCTTCACTGATGGTGCAGGGCCCGCTTGAACTACATCCATTTCTGTTctgatttgtgcggcagtccagTCCTTTATAAGAAAATGTTAATAACAACACGAACTCCGTTTATTCTTTTTTCAATTGTAGTAGACACACTGATCAATTCAGACGGCTATCAACAATGAACTCTACGCTACACTTTGTTGAAATTCTTTGTAGGATCCTCTGGAAGCTTACCAACAACGaaggctaaaaaaaaaaatcctgttcctctatggaaatttaccagacttatcaaaccacactTTTAATAGTAGTAGGTACTGTGTTTCGACAATGAACTGCATTGTTGGGGAGCGAAAATTTACTTTTAAGAATTCAGTGGCAGTGGACGAGCAGTTTACTACAGTCGTGTTACTGTGGTCTACAAGAAGTTGTCATTCACAGTGTAGTACAGAAAATAAACGACTGTGCTGCTGCAAATTTATGTGCTCAGGAAATTCGTTCGGAGAGCTGTGAAAGCTTTCAAAACAGTACCGGTTTGAATCTACATACCATATCATTCGTTCCTTTCGTTGCCTTATCGACACTGCATGGCGTTTTTCCTATTGCTGTGCACAGCATCCATCACTTGCCTTACGGTTTCGGGGAAGAACCGCCTGGGGTATATTTCTGATACGCTGGCGCTGAGCTGTGTTTTGACTAAACTTGTTGGACAGCTACAGCACAGATGTTCAAGGTAAGAAAGCTGTTGTCCACTGAATTACTGCAAAATAGCGTTCGTTAGTAATTTTTACATACAGAATGCTAAAAACTGTACAGATAGGGTGTACAGATAGGGTGTACAAGGGTGTACAAGGTGTTTTAAGAGAAAAACTGAAGATAgggacctgtgtccggaaacgtcGTCCAACGATGCACCGATCGTCGATGTTCTAGGTACTAACCACCCCTtttgcagcaaacgtgactttgtctGTTGACGGATTGCAGAAGAAGCGCCTCACGATGTtgcttgttattcagtgatcacgacTGAATGCCATAACCGAAAGTGGAGAAGACGCAGGTGGTTGCTTCATAGACAGGTCTTGTCTGTATGAATGCCGTTCTGCGTCGCCTTGGTGGATGATGGATTCTGATACTGATTTCCaactgtagtttatttttctcctgtataatgAAGCACATTGGAGATTTTAGATGGTTCCAGGTGAAAAATCAACCGTGGATGGAAACCTGTTTCCAAAACCGCCAAACACTCAAACAAAAGACTATCGCTTTTATAGACGACCAGGCCTGTCTACGCAGCTGCTAGCTCCAACGTCTCAGTTGGCTAACGTGGCAATCAATCGCGAGCACTTATAACAAACAACATTACAAGATGTGTCATCTATGGTCCGTGAATGTGGAAAGTTACGTTTGCCGCTGAAGGGATGGCTTAGTGGCAGGCGCTGTGGCCTGTTACTTCAGAGCTcggtagcgtcattggatgacaaTTATGGGCATGGGTTCCCCTAAAAGTTTGTCGGCATCGTTTTGTAACACACTGTGTATCTATACATCTATTCTCCAGAAGCTGCTTTATCATGCTTGCCAGAAGGTACTTTGCCACCTCCCCAGTTCCTGTTCTACTTGCGAACGATGTATGTGAAGAGCAATTTCTGATAAGCATCCGTGTGCGCACGATCTCTGTAATTGCATCTGGATGGTTATTTCGCGAGATGTGCCAAGGGTGTGGCAGTGTGTTGGTTGACTGTTTTTGGGAAATACACTCTTGTAACTGTAACAGTAAATCACACTGTGAAGTTCAGGCGCACAGTGGCCCTTATGTACGGTTTGGGGTTGTAACAAAGTCTCCATGACGCTTTCATGAATACTAAACGAAGCTCTGAGACGTCAGACGCTGCTATTCTTTGGCTGATATCTGTTTACTCCATCAATTGTATTTAGACTATGCCGCAAACTGGTGTATTTCTCTAGACTATATACTACGTATTTCGTACTGATGCACTTACAAAATTACAAATCAACAGATGGTAAATGGTATATTACCTTTACACTACGGGGAATATGTTGTACTAATCAGTTCACAGCGTAAAAAAAATaccgaaaaatggttcagatgcctctaagcactattggacttaacatctgaggtcatctgtcccctagacttagaactacttaaacctaactaacattaggacatcacacacatccatgcccgaggcacgattagaacctgcggccgtagcagcagcgcggttcctgactgaag
This window contains:
- the LOC126204118 gene encoding odorant receptor Or2-like → MYRREGIIKPLSWTECGQSVLKLNIRHLWLLGVWPMDDSSLVFKLYTGFTFAVGVWSVAECLLAVYFSWGHLEETTLVLIFTSTCSCGIIKMVFFVRNPRSYSLMVREVAGLMALQNGASPNGPALAAILHDSRKHAFRITMGMLLFMFSQCFIWYPIPIVVHAGERRLPFSQHGWDNNSNFYELSYTLQCVSGLYMSQISFGLDCMFASVMILVAAQLKILRRRILKLHKEVMSADGNDSFRRWDQMPADKCYDNMYDRLCLCIDSHQHILRFVKHLQVTMSPIAMTQFASSVVIACMALFQSTYGEDISAALKCASYLPIPGGQVYLYCWAANSVTENGESISTAAYSCSWVECSAKFKDALRILIVRAQKPLVLTAGHLYPINRGAFLSLLNASYSYYALLGQMNKR